Proteins found in one Terribacillus sp. DMT04 genomic segment:
- the nadE gene encoding ammonia-dependent NAD(+) synthetase produces MTNQTRIISELQVKPTIDAKQEIRSRIDFLKNYLQKTGAKGYVLGISGGQDSTLAGRLAQLAIEELKEEGKDVTFAAVRLPHGEQADEDDAQLALKFIEPAESYVYNIKAPVAETARAFKDATNEELADFHKGNVKARMRMIAQYAIGGQKGLLVIGTDHAAEAITGFYTKYGDGAADVLPLSGLNKRQGKQLLIELGAPERLYEKLPTADLLDDKPGQTDEAELGLKYEDIDDYLEGKIIDEEPAKLLEERYFKTTHKRQMPASMHDDWWKEL; encoded by the coding sequence ATGACGAACCAAACTAGAATCATTTCAGAGCTGCAGGTAAAACCAACGATTGACGCTAAGCAGGAAATTCGCAGCCGTATCGACTTTTTGAAAAATTACTTACAAAAGACAGGTGCAAAAGGCTACGTATTAGGTATTAGCGGAGGGCAGGATTCTACTTTGGCTGGCCGTCTTGCGCAGCTGGCAATTGAGGAGTTAAAAGAAGAAGGCAAGGATGTTACATTTGCGGCTGTGCGACTGCCGCATGGCGAGCAGGCAGATGAGGACGATGCACAGTTAGCACTGAAGTTCATCGAGCCGGCAGAATCTTATGTATATAATATCAAAGCCCCTGTCGCAGAAACTGCTCGTGCTTTTAAAGATGCAACGAATGAGGAACTTGCTGATTTTCATAAAGGAAACGTAAAAGCACGGATGCGCATGATCGCGCAGTATGCAATTGGCGGCCAAAAAGGCTTGCTTGTAATAGGTACAGATCACGCGGCAGAGGCAATTACAGGCTTCTATACGAAATACGGTGACGGTGCTGCTGACGTTCTGCCGCTAAGCGGACTGAATAAACGTCAAGGTAAGCAGCTGCTAATCGAGCTCGGTGCACCAGAACGCCTATACGAAAAATTACCGACTGCCGATTTACTTGATGACAAACCAGGACAAACGGATGAAGCAGAACTTGGGTTAAAATACGAAGATATTGATGATTATCTAGAAGGGAAAATCATCGATGAGGAACCAGCTAAGCTTCTGGAAGAGCGTTATTTCAAAACAACACACAAACGGCAGATGCCAGCTTCTATGCATGATGATTGGTGGAAAGAATTGTAA
- the mscL gene encoding large-conductance mechanosensitive channel protein MscL — MLKEFKEFALRGNVVDLAVAVVIGSAFSAITTSLVNDIIMPLIGIITGGHDFSGLQLTVGNAVVKYGVFIQTVINFVLIAAVLFMVVKFMNRLKRKQPQPEEVVQKLTMEQELLTEIRDLLKKEEKVKDQS; from the coding sequence ATGCTTAAAGAATTCAAAGAGTTCGCTTTGCGCGGAAACGTTGTCGATCTGGCTGTAGCCGTTGTAATTGGTTCGGCATTCAGTGCTATTACGACATCATTGGTTAATGATATTATAATGCCGCTTATCGGCATCATCACAGGCGGGCATGATTTTAGCGGATTGCAGCTTACTGTCGGTAATGCTGTTGTGAAGTATGGTGTATTTATTCAAACTGTTATTAACTTTGTATTAATTGCTGCTGTGTTATTCATGGTCGTTAAATTTATGAACCGATTAAAACGCAAACAGCCGCAGCCGGAAGAAGTTGTTCAAAAACTGACAATGGAGCAGGAATTACTGACTGAAATTCGAGACTTGTTAAAGAAGGAAGAAAAAGTGAAAGATCAGTCTTGA
- a CDS encoding DUF4181 domain-containing protein, whose translation MNYGIEPDFWIRFFLLLAAILLLLISFHALMRKWFRVERSKFFSYNHVNAKHKKIDWILRITTIVMILLFTPVVMMTGIDNLNLFIYPSSILIIFIIVSELVRTVMERKYAKNPNAYKVTLSQLIFLCLLLLTLYTTDFWGLI comes from the coding sequence ATGAACTACGGCATCGAACCTGATTTTTGGATAAGATTCTTTTTATTGCTAGCCGCTATTCTTTTGTTGCTGATCTCTTTTCATGCACTTATGCGAAAATGGTTTCGAGTTGAGCGCAGTAAATTCTTTTCGTATAACCATGTTAATGCGAAACATAAAAAGATTGATTGGATCCTTCGAATTACTACAATAGTTATGATTCTTTTATTTACACCTGTCGTAATGATGACTGGTATCGATAATCTTAATTTGTTTATCTATCCCAGCTCTATTCTAATTATCTTTATTATTGTCTCTGAATTAGTCCGGACAGTCATGGAAAGAAAATACGCTAAAAATCCGAACGCTTATAAAGTAACGCTAAGTCAGCTTATCTTTCTCTGTCTATTGTTACTAACACTCTATACGACTGATTTCTGGGGATTGATATAG
- a CDS encoding MFS transporter — MQALRSLHPYSWTIIIGTVFGRMATSMSIPFLAIYLTQEKGASAGFTGLIIAVSSLVGILASFYGGYFSDRFGRKKIMSISIFGWCIVFVGFALADAIWVFFVMNALNGLCRSLFEPTSKALLSDVTEPKHRLLVFNMRYTAINIGVVFGPLLGLYFGSSASTAPFFIAALVYFVYGLVLIFQFLRITVAETAAAGKHIGVREAFHVTRKDKLFMLLLIGVTISVFGYSHFSATLPQFFAAAPSIEDGAKLFSMMLTLNALTVLVVQYPIVTVAKRYSLVLSLMLGNVLIAVSMLSMAFLHDIVWIACAVILFTIGEVLLFSMSDMFIDEIANPAMKGTYFGAMGFTGFGGVAGPLAGGLLLDYFGAIQPIPIFTIISFLVILGAPFLFQVWVMLKGRKQEPKPVLKKEHI; from the coding sequence ATGCAAGCATTAAGGTCGCTCCATCCTTACAGCTGGACAATTATTATTGGTACGGTGTTCGGCAGGATGGCTACTAGTATGAGTATTCCTTTTTTGGCAATATATCTGACCCAGGAAAAGGGAGCATCGGCTGGATTTACTGGCTTGATTATTGCGGTCAGTTCTTTGGTCGGTATTCTTGCCAGTTTTTATGGCGGGTATTTTTCTGATCGGTTTGGCAGAAAGAAAATTATGAGCATTAGCATTTTTGGCTGGTGTATTGTCTTTGTAGGTTTTGCACTGGCGGATGCGATATGGGTATTTTTTGTGATGAATGCACTGAATGGATTATGCCGTTCTTTGTTCGAACCAACATCGAAAGCACTGCTGTCTGATGTGACAGAGCCAAAGCATCGGCTGCTCGTCTTCAATATGCGGTATACAGCAATTAATATTGGAGTTGTATTTGGGCCGTTATTAGGGCTGTACTTTGGTTCATCAGCTTCGACAGCGCCGTTCTTTATCGCTGCACTTGTTTATTTCGTTTATGGTCTTGTACTCATTTTTCAATTTTTGCGCATTACAGTGGCGGAGACAGCGGCAGCTGGAAAACATATTGGTGTTCGGGAAGCGTTTCACGTTACGCGTAAGGATAAGCTGTTTATGCTCCTATTAATTGGTGTGACGATAAGTGTGTTTGGTTATTCCCATTTTAGTGCTACATTGCCGCAGTTTTTTGCTGCTGCACCAAGCATAGAAGATGGCGCAAAGCTATTCAGTATGATGCTTACGTTAAATGCATTAACAGTGCTAGTAGTGCAATATCCGATTGTCACCGTAGCGAAGCGTTATTCGCTTGTATTATCACTAATGCTCGGAAATGTACTGATAGCCGTCAGTATGTTAAGTATGGCGTTTTTGCATGATATTGTGTGGATCGCGTGTGCTGTCATACTGTTTACAATTGGCGAGGTGCTACTGTTCTCGATGTCGGATATGTTTATCGATGAAATTGCCAACCCTGCGATGAAAGGAACGTATTTTGGTGCCATGGGCTTTACTGGGTTTGGCGGTGTGGCAGGGCCGTTGGCAGGCGGCTTGCTGCTTGATTATTTCGGAGCGATACAGCCGATCCCGATATTTACGATTATTTCCTTCCTCGTTATACTTGGTGCGCCATTCTTATTCCAGGTTTGGGTAATGCTAAAAGGGAGAAAACAAGAACCAAAACCTGTTTTAAAGAAGGAGCATATTTAA
- a CDS encoding DNA-3-methyladenine glycosylase, with the protein MTSYEPLKQSFYEQPTLELAPRLLGCLLVHETPQGITSGYIVETEAYRGALDRAAHSFNNRRTKRTEIMFHEPGHIYTYTMHRQVLLNVVSAAAGTPEAVLIRALEPKDGIPLMETRRPDKKPRELTNGPGKLCQAMGIEQVAHYGGNFTKPPLYITSGYTPEQVETGPRIGIPNAQEAKDYPWRYWVHGNRYVSK; encoded by the coding sequence ATGACTAGCTATGAGCCGCTGAAACAATCATTTTATGAACAGCCTACCTTGGAGCTTGCGCCACGTTTGTTGGGCTGTTTGTTGGTTCATGAAACCCCGCAAGGAATCACTTCGGGCTATATTGTAGAGACAGAAGCTTACCGCGGTGCACTTGATCGTGCTGCGCATAGCTTTAATAATCGAAGAACAAAACGAACAGAGATAATGTTTCATGAGCCAGGGCATATTTATACGTACACCATGCACAGGCAAGTGCTGCTGAATGTAGTGAGTGCAGCTGCTGGAACCCCCGAAGCTGTTCTTATTCGTGCGTTGGAACCAAAGGATGGCATTCCACTGATGGAAACACGCAGACCTGACAAAAAGCCAAGAGAATTGACGAATGGACCGGGGAAACTTTGTCAGGCGATGGGGATTGAACAAGTCGCTCATTACGGCGGGAATTTCACGAAGCCGCCTTTATATATTACATCTGGATACACACCGGAGCAGGTGGAAACAGGTCCGCGAATCGGTATCCCGAATGCGCAGGAGGCCAAGGACTATCCATGGCGCTACTGGGTGCATGGCAACCGCTACGTTTCCAAGTGA
- a CDS encoding manganese-dependent inorganic pyrophosphatase codes for MGKVLVFGHKNPDTDAVTSAIAYAHLKNKLGMEAEAVRLGELNEETAFALKTFGLEAPRMIEAINGEVEQVILVDHNEKQQSVSDIDTVSVTEVVDHHRIANFETADPLYYRAEPVGCTATILKKIYKEHDVEIPKEIAGAMLSAIVSDSLLFKSPTCTEEDVKAAKELAEIADVDVNTYGLDMLKAGADVSKKTAEELITLDAKEFQMGEATVEIAQVNVVDEQDVLVRQTEVEAAMKQKITDKGLKLYLFAITNILTNDSTAIAIGAETDAVEKAFQVTLSNNTATLKGVVSRKKQIVPVLTEVMNG; via the coding sequence GTGGGCAAAGTACTCGTCTTCGGACATAAAAACCCAGATACAGATGCGGTAACATCCGCAATTGCATACGCACATTTGAAGAACAAACTAGGGATGGAAGCAGAAGCTGTCCGCCTTGGCGAATTGAATGAAGAAACAGCTTTTGCGCTAAAAACGTTCGGCCTTGAAGCTCCTCGTATGATTGAGGCAATCAATGGAGAAGTCGAACAAGTTATTTTAGTTGATCATAATGAAAAGCAGCAAAGCGTTTCAGATATTGATACAGTATCTGTCACAGAAGTGGTAGACCACCACCGTATTGCGAACTTTGAAACTGCTGATCCGCTTTATTACCGTGCGGAGCCAGTCGGCTGTACAGCTACAATTCTTAAGAAAATCTACAAAGAGCATGATGTGGAGATTCCAAAAGAGATTGCAGGCGCAATGCTAAGCGCAATTGTTTCTGATTCCTTGCTTTTCAAATCCCCTACATGCACAGAAGAAGATGTAAAAGCGGCGAAAGAACTTGCTGAAATTGCTGATGTCGATGTGAATACATATGGCTTGGACATGCTTAAAGCAGGTGCTGATGTGAGCAAGAAAACGGCGGAAGAGTTAATCACACTTGATGCAAAAGAATTCCAAATGGGCGAAGCAACTGTTGAGATTGCACAGGTTAACGTTGTTGATGAGCAGGATGTCCTTGTGCGCCAAACAGAAGTTGAAGCTGCAATGAAGCAGAAAATTACAGACAAAGGCTTAAAGCTTTATCTATTCGCCATCACGAACATTCTAACAAATGACTCTACAGCGATTGCAATTGGCGCAGAAACAGATGCTGTGGAAAAGGCTTTCCAAGTAACATTATCCAACAATACAGCTACGCTTAAAGGCGTTGTTTCTCGTAAGAAACAGATTGTCCCAGTGCTTACTGAAGTCATGAATGGGTAA
- a CDS encoding aldo/keto reductase produces the protein MNYTTIPGVKYPLSQLILGTTKFFENKRNDVFAVLDSFLQAGGNTIDTGPKYAQYQAEKLIGQWMAERGTRDEVILISKGGHYHIDLEGVHHPEMRRVNPSDITKDLHDSLANLQTDFIDIYLLHRDDRNVPVQVLMDMLHEHQKAGKIGVYGVSNWESDRIEEANEYADRKGYDRILVNSPNLSLAQLNEVRWAETVALDGEYAAWHQRTKMPVISWASQAGGFFTGTYDRNHISDEEIARVYYNDDNWERYDRAVELANKKGVTANQIAVAYVLHQQFPTCAIVGCKNVKRLQEALPSVEIELTADEVKWLNLELADAKVR, from the coding sequence ATGAACTATACAACAATACCAGGGGTCAAATACCCGCTTTCTCAATTGATTCTTGGCACGACCAAGTTTTTTGAAAACAAAAGAAATGATGTATTCGCTGTTCTGGATAGCTTCTTGCAAGCTGGCGGCAATACAATCGATACCGGTCCGAAATATGCCCAATACCAAGCAGAGAAATTGATTGGGCAATGGATGGCAGAGCGCGGCACTCGCGATGAAGTCATTCTAATTTCAAAAGGCGGTCATTACCATATTGATCTGGAAGGAGTGCATCATCCGGAGATGAGGCGTGTGAATCCGAGCGACATTACAAAGGATTTGCATGACAGTCTAGCGAATTTGCAGACAGATTTTATTGATATTTACCTTCTTCATCGAGATGATCGGAATGTGCCGGTACAGGTGCTGATGGATATGCTGCATGAACACCAGAAAGCAGGGAAGATAGGTGTATATGGTGTTTCCAACTGGGAGTCCGACCGTATTGAAGAAGCCAATGAGTATGCGGATAGGAAAGGGTACGACCGGATTCTTGTGAATAGTCCCAATCTAAGCTTAGCGCAGCTAAATGAGGTGCGATGGGCAGAGACAGTTGCATTAGATGGGGAATATGCGGCATGGCATCAGCGTACAAAAATGCCCGTCATCTCTTGGGCATCGCAAGCTGGCGGATTTTTCACGGGTACTTATGACAGAAATCATATATCAGATGAGGAAATTGCTCGTGTTTATTATAACGATGACAATTGGGAGCGCTATGATCGAGCTGTCGAACTAGCAAATAAAAAAGGTGTAACAGCTAATCAAATAGCGGTTGCTTATGTACTGCATCAGCAATTCCCAACATGCGCCATCGTAGGGTGTAAAAATGTAAAGCGCCTGCAGGAAGCACTTCCGAGTGTAGAAATTGAACTGACAGCTGATGAAGTGAAATGGCTGAATCTTGAATTGGCGGATGCAAAGGTGCGATAA
- a CDS encoding shikimate kinase, producing MSRQHIPVRAKNIVLIGFMGVGKTTIGKLVAEKLYRDFIDVDAEIEQRYGMAIPEIFARHGEDYFREIERNTVIDICDNKQCNIVSLGGGAFKQEAIREVCLESCLVLFLDLSWDRWKERMDLLIENRPVLHNKSVDEVQQIFDERQAIYAEHNARVTTDNLNPEEVADYIVELLKLGWELHQPLS from the coding sequence ATGAGCAGACAGCATATACCTGTGCGGGCGAAGAATATCGTCCTGATCGGATTCATGGGTGTTGGAAAAACGACAATCGGCAAGCTAGTCGCCGAGAAACTTTACAGAGACTTTATCGATGTTGATGCAGAGATTGAACAGCGGTATGGGATGGCAATTCCGGAAATATTCGCGCGGCATGGGGAAGACTATTTCCGTGAGATTGAACGGAATACGGTCATTGATATTTGTGATAATAAACAATGCAATATCGTTTCTCTAGGCGGCGGAGCTTTCAAACAGGAAGCCATTCGAGAAGTTTGTCTCGAGAGCTGTCTGGTGTTGTTCCTCGATCTTAGCTGGGACCGTTGGAAGGAACGTATGGATTTATTAATCGAGAATAGACCAGTGCTGCACAATAAATCGGTTGATGAAGTGCAGCAAATATTCGATGAACGACAAGCTATCTATGCGGAACATAATGCACGCGTCACAACAGATAACCTCAATCCGGAAGAAGTAGCGGACTATATCGTAGAATTATTGAAGCTGGGCTGGGAACTTCATCAGCCGCTTTCTTAA